The following proteins come from a genomic window of Pelmatolapia mariae isolate MD_Pm_ZW linkage group LG17, Pm_UMD_F_2, whole genome shotgun sequence:
- the LOC134647167 gene encoding zinc finger protein 585B-like isoform X1, producing the protein MDSGVLMATSRGDSLPLASLRLLVSPLQLMTASMWQVLKKQDVMNYWKVAEFVSLVVDMVPELLMCKHRTQLNLGLRARYILELCRNEDLVKPEFIMPYLDKVKSPHATLVDIEASKEEDVTVTFLELIQTLLKDPEERQDFFTEVFPAEFGPQYDRDLQTLFWEFYCRLAQLLPVPDVEQTVSWLRAESSALEDCVHAVCEPADLKNLLQHHKNLAHLEQHVPPSSMGDSIVSSLSAVLPSRGSKCIEQANESDPLQGTSEDAHTVTFVDDIAVEIIAVTDYAEVELGPSTDIEVLMGEHCFEGRGANAVAEDSLVTFAEERAKEGGSGEADEKERKEKLNAHSEVNMVDSASPQPVMPAGPHDCPDCEKKFKFASSLIAHRVIHTGERPHRCSDCGRCFSFRQSLDRHRHTHKTGRKYNCLICGKTFNSLSARTEHKQTHMKDCVYTCQQCNKTFNWELSLARHLKTHTDEQTANVPTDRCEDGKDFAMAEANISEANVELSELQCQVQAYDNCSPEGEQHKGREPQGLISEPDNHVITPVKVRTSGRKRRPTMKIQLINLQKQMMTKSRKEITSANPPPLKPLPLSCAEHSYGSPVVSSKDANESSAADSSSAAFSCPECSFHHSEQAQVQQHIYDVHSVEITEDKSLLQALTDEEGNFSCADCEKSFRFLSLLKAHQRIHTGEQPFSCSQCGRHFSFKQSLERHKQTHTLGRQYECVICGEVFKSLAAQKEHKSTHMENGEYLCSECGRAFTWKSALVRHLKTHSLDAGKSEDSYKCPRCDLSFSCASYLNRHLQTHQEERVHTCNCGKSFAYRAALTAHQRIHQKERPHTCTQCGKGFLYKGGLLSHMKIHSKEMPFMCSFCGKSFKRERNMKKHERCHTRENVFSCSQCDKSFVYKATLVRHELTHSGERPYLCSDCGKGFFSHAELLKHERFHTGHKPFQCPHCGKKFTQSCYLTIHLRYHTGVRPYACNECDKSFLSANRLKRHQRTHSGEKPYVCGECGKGFRQSYNLKMHQRTHVMKLP; encoded by the exons ATGGATTCAGGAGTTTTAATGGCCACCTCCAGAG GTGACTCATTACCTCTGGCATCACTGCGCCTTCTGGTATCTCCTTTGCAGCTTATGACAGCATCAATGTGGCAGGTGCTAAAGAAACAGGACGTGATGAACTACTGGAAGGTGGCAGAGTTTGTCTCATTAGTGGTGGATATGGTCCCTGAGCTGCTAATGTGCAAACACAGGACTCAACTGAACCTAGGGTTAAGAGCTAGA TATATCCTTGAATTGTGTCGAAATGAAGACCTTGTGAAACCTGAGTTTATCATGCCTTACCTGGACAAGGTTAAATCGCCACACGCCACCCTGGTAGAT ATAGAAGCCTCAAAAGAGGAAGATGTTACAGTTACCTTTCTTGAGTTGATTCAGACTCTCCTCAAAGACCCTGAAGAGAGACAAGACTTTTTCACG GAAGTCTTTCCTGCAGAGTTTGGACCTCAGTATGACCGTGATCTGCAGACGCTGTTTTGGGAGTTCTACTGTCGACTGGCTCAACTGCTGCCTGTTCCTGACGTTGAGCAG ACTGTGTCCTGGCTCAGAGCTGAATCCTCTGCATTGGAGGATTGTGTTCATGCAGTCTGTGAACCTGCAGATCTGAAAAATCTACTCCAACACCACAAAAACCTCGCGCATTTAGAGCAACATG TTCCACCTTCAAGTATGGGCGACAGCATCGTTTCCTCACTCTCTGCAGTCCTCCCCAGCAGAGGATCAAAATGCATAGAACAGGCCAACGAGTCAGATCCACTACAGGGTACCAGTGAAGACGCACAcactgtgacatttgtggatGACATTGCAGTTGAAATAATCGCAGTGACTGATTATGCAGAGGTTGAATTGGGTCCAAGCACTGATATTGAAGTGCTGATGGGAGAACACTGCTTTGAAGGAAGAGGTGCTAATGCAGTGGCTGAAGATTCATTGGTCACATTTGCTGAAGAGAGAGCCAAGGAAGGGGGGTCAGGTGAAGcagatgagaaagaaagaaaagaaaaattaaacgcCCATTCAGAAGTGAACATGGTTGACTCGGCATCCCCTCAGCCTGTAATGCCTGCGGGGCCGCATGACTGCCCTGACTGCGAAAAGAAATTCAAGTTTGCGTCTTCACTAATTGCCCACAGAGTCATCCACACCGGGGAGCGCCCTCACCGTTGCAGCGACTGTGGCCGCTGCTTCTCCTTCAGGCAGTCCCTCGACAGACAccggcacacacacaaaactgggCGCAAGTACAACTGCCTCATCTGCGGAAAGACCTTCAACTCCCTGTCAGCACGCACTGAGCACAAGCAAACGCACATGAAAGACTGCGTTTACACCTGCCAGCAGTGCAACAAGACATTTAACTGGGAGCTGTCGCTTGCGAGGCATCTAAAAACTCACACTGATGAGCAGACTGCAAACGTGCCTACAGACCGCTGTGAAGATGGGAAAGACTTTGCGATGGCCGAGGCCAACATCAGTGAGGCTAATGTTGAACTCTCTGAACTGCAGTGCCAGGTGCAGGCATATGATAACTGCAGCCCAGAGGGTGAGCAACATAAGGGCAGAGAGCCTCAGGGTCTCATCTCTGAACCTGACAATCATGTCATTACTCCAGTCAAGGTCCGCACAAGTGGGCGCAAACGCAGACCAACCATGAAGATCCAGCTGATAAATTTACAGAAGCAAATGATGACTAAAAGCAGGAAAGAGATCACGAGTGCAAACCCTCCTCCACTGAAGCCTTTGCCTTTAAGCTG tgcagAACACTCATATGGGTCACCTGTGGTCTCGTCGAAGGATGCTAATGAGA GTTCTGCAGCAGACAGCTCATCGGCTGCTTTCTCCTGTCCTGAGTGCTCCTTCCATCACTCAGAACAAGCACAGGTTCAGCAGCACATCTATGACGTTCACTCCGTTGAGATCACTGAGGACAAGTCACTTCTTCAGGCACTCACAGATGAAGAGGGAAATTTTAGTTGTGCAGACTGCGAGAAAAGCTTCAGGTTCCTTTCCTTACTAAAAGCCCATCAGCGCATCCACACAGGTGAGCAGCCCTTCTCGTGCTCCCAGTGCGGGCGCCATTTCTCTTTCAAACAGTCGCTGGAGAGGCACAAGCAGACACATACCTTGGGACGCCAGTACGAGTGTGTGATCTGCGGGGAGGTCTTCAAGTCCCTGGCTGCTCAGAAAGAGCACAAGAGCACCCACATGGAAAATGGGGAGTACCTGTGTTCAGAGTGTGGGCGCGCGTTCACCTGGAAGTCAGCACTGGTGAGGCACCTAAAGACCCACAGCCTGGATGCTGGCAAGTCAGAGGATTCTTACAAATGTCCTCGCTGTGATTTGAGTTTCAGCTGTGCCAGCTACCTCAACAGGCATCTCCAGACTCACCAGGAGGAACGAGTCCATACCTGCAACTGTGGAAAGAGCTTTGCCTACCGAGCAGCTCTTACTGCACACCAGCGTATTCATCAGAAAGAACGgccacacacgtgcacacagtGTGGCAAGGGCTTCCTCTACAAGGGAGGTCTTCTGAGCCACATGAAGATCCACTCCAAGGAAATGCCATTCATGTGTTCTTTCTGCGGCAAGAGCTTCAAGAGAGAACGCAACATGAAGAAACACGAGCGTTGCCACACCAGAGAAAACGTTTTCAGCTGCTCACAGTGTGACAAGAGTTTTGTGTACAAGGCAACACTTGTCAGACACGAGCTGACGCATTCAGGTGAGAGGCCGTACCTCTGCTCTGATTGTGGGAAGGGTTTCTTCTCCCACGCCGAGCTTTTGAAGCACGAACGATTCCATACAGGCCACAAGCCCTTCCAGTGTCCCCACTGTGGCAAGAAGTTCACTCAGTCTTGCTACCTTACTATCCATCTGCGTTACCACACCGGAGTCCGACCATACGCCTGCAAcgagtgtgacaagagcttcctGAGTGCCAACCGCCTGAAAAGACACCAGCGAACACATTCAGGGGAGAAACCTTATGTCTGCGGAGAATGTGGGAAGGGTTTCAGGCAGTCTTATAATCTGAAAATGCATCAGAGGACACACGTCATGAAGTTGCCATAG
- the LOC134647167 gene encoding zinc finger protein 530-like isoform X2, whose amino-acid sequence MDSGVLMATSRGDSLPLASLRLLVSPLQLMTASMWQVLKKQDVMNYWKVAEFVSLVVDMVPELLMCKHRTQLNLGLRARYILELCRNEDLVKPEFIMPYLDKVKSPHATLVDEVFPAEFGPQYDRDLQTLFWEFYCRLAQLLPVPDVEQTVSWLRAESSALEDCVHAVCEPADLKNLLQHHKNLAHLEQHVPPSSMGDSIVSSLSAVLPSRGSKCIEQANESDPLQGTSEDAHTVTFVDDIAVEIIAVTDYAEVELGPSTDIEVLMGEHCFEGRGANAVAEDSLVTFAEERAKEGGSGEADEKERKEKLNAHSEVNMVDSASPQPVMPAGPHDCPDCEKKFKFASSLIAHRVIHTGERPHRCSDCGRCFSFRQSLDRHRHTHKTGRKYNCLICGKTFNSLSARTEHKQTHMKDCVYTCQQCNKTFNWELSLARHLKTHTDEQTANVPTDRCEDGKDFAMAEANISEANVELSELQCQVQAYDNCSPEGEQHKGREPQGLISEPDNHVITPVKVRTSGRKRRPTMKIQLINLQKQMMTKSRKEITSANPPPLKPLPLSCAEHSYGSPVVSSKDANESSAADSSSAAFSCPECSFHHSEQAQVQQHIYDVHSVEITEDKSLLQALTDEEGNFSCADCEKSFRFLSLLKAHQRIHTGEQPFSCSQCGRHFSFKQSLERHKQTHTLGRQYECVICGEVFKSLAAQKEHKSTHMENGEYLCSECGRAFTWKSALVRHLKTHSLDAGKSEDSYKCPRCDLSFSCASYLNRHLQTHQEERVHTCNCGKSFAYRAALTAHQRIHQKERPHTCTQCGKGFLYKGGLLSHMKIHSKEMPFMCSFCGKSFKRERNMKKHERCHTRENVFSCSQCDKSFVYKATLVRHELTHSGERPYLCSDCGKGFFSHAELLKHERFHTGHKPFQCPHCGKKFTQSCYLTIHLRYHTGVRPYACNECDKSFLSANRLKRHQRTHSGEKPYVCGECGKGFRQSYNLKMHQRTHVMKLP is encoded by the exons ATGGATTCAGGAGTTTTAATGGCCACCTCCAGAG GTGACTCATTACCTCTGGCATCACTGCGCCTTCTGGTATCTCCTTTGCAGCTTATGACAGCATCAATGTGGCAGGTGCTAAAGAAACAGGACGTGATGAACTACTGGAAGGTGGCAGAGTTTGTCTCATTAGTGGTGGATATGGTCCCTGAGCTGCTAATGTGCAAACACAGGACTCAACTGAACCTAGGGTTAAGAGCTAGA TATATCCTTGAATTGTGTCGAAATGAAGACCTTGTGAAACCTGAGTTTATCATGCCTTACCTGGACAAGGTTAAATCGCCACACGCCACCCTGGTAGAT GAAGTCTTTCCTGCAGAGTTTGGACCTCAGTATGACCGTGATCTGCAGACGCTGTTTTGGGAGTTCTACTGTCGACTGGCTCAACTGCTGCCTGTTCCTGACGTTGAGCAG ACTGTGTCCTGGCTCAGAGCTGAATCCTCTGCATTGGAGGATTGTGTTCATGCAGTCTGTGAACCTGCAGATCTGAAAAATCTACTCCAACACCACAAAAACCTCGCGCATTTAGAGCAACATG TTCCACCTTCAAGTATGGGCGACAGCATCGTTTCCTCACTCTCTGCAGTCCTCCCCAGCAGAGGATCAAAATGCATAGAACAGGCCAACGAGTCAGATCCACTACAGGGTACCAGTGAAGACGCACAcactgtgacatttgtggatGACATTGCAGTTGAAATAATCGCAGTGACTGATTATGCAGAGGTTGAATTGGGTCCAAGCACTGATATTGAAGTGCTGATGGGAGAACACTGCTTTGAAGGAAGAGGTGCTAATGCAGTGGCTGAAGATTCATTGGTCACATTTGCTGAAGAGAGAGCCAAGGAAGGGGGGTCAGGTGAAGcagatgagaaagaaagaaaagaaaaattaaacgcCCATTCAGAAGTGAACATGGTTGACTCGGCATCCCCTCAGCCTGTAATGCCTGCGGGGCCGCATGACTGCCCTGACTGCGAAAAGAAATTCAAGTTTGCGTCTTCACTAATTGCCCACAGAGTCATCCACACCGGGGAGCGCCCTCACCGTTGCAGCGACTGTGGCCGCTGCTTCTCCTTCAGGCAGTCCCTCGACAGACAccggcacacacacaaaactgggCGCAAGTACAACTGCCTCATCTGCGGAAAGACCTTCAACTCCCTGTCAGCACGCACTGAGCACAAGCAAACGCACATGAAAGACTGCGTTTACACCTGCCAGCAGTGCAACAAGACATTTAACTGGGAGCTGTCGCTTGCGAGGCATCTAAAAACTCACACTGATGAGCAGACTGCAAACGTGCCTACAGACCGCTGTGAAGATGGGAAAGACTTTGCGATGGCCGAGGCCAACATCAGTGAGGCTAATGTTGAACTCTCTGAACTGCAGTGCCAGGTGCAGGCATATGATAACTGCAGCCCAGAGGGTGAGCAACATAAGGGCAGAGAGCCTCAGGGTCTCATCTCTGAACCTGACAATCATGTCATTACTCCAGTCAAGGTCCGCACAAGTGGGCGCAAACGCAGACCAACCATGAAGATCCAGCTGATAAATTTACAGAAGCAAATGATGACTAAAAGCAGGAAAGAGATCACGAGTGCAAACCCTCCTCCACTGAAGCCTTTGCCTTTAAGCTG tgcagAACACTCATATGGGTCACCTGTGGTCTCGTCGAAGGATGCTAATGAGA GTTCTGCAGCAGACAGCTCATCGGCTGCTTTCTCCTGTCCTGAGTGCTCCTTCCATCACTCAGAACAAGCACAGGTTCAGCAGCACATCTATGACGTTCACTCCGTTGAGATCACTGAGGACAAGTCACTTCTTCAGGCACTCACAGATGAAGAGGGAAATTTTAGTTGTGCAGACTGCGAGAAAAGCTTCAGGTTCCTTTCCTTACTAAAAGCCCATCAGCGCATCCACACAGGTGAGCAGCCCTTCTCGTGCTCCCAGTGCGGGCGCCATTTCTCTTTCAAACAGTCGCTGGAGAGGCACAAGCAGACACATACCTTGGGACGCCAGTACGAGTGTGTGATCTGCGGGGAGGTCTTCAAGTCCCTGGCTGCTCAGAAAGAGCACAAGAGCACCCACATGGAAAATGGGGAGTACCTGTGTTCAGAGTGTGGGCGCGCGTTCACCTGGAAGTCAGCACTGGTGAGGCACCTAAAGACCCACAGCCTGGATGCTGGCAAGTCAGAGGATTCTTACAAATGTCCTCGCTGTGATTTGAGTTTCAGCTGTGCCAGCTACCTCAACAGGCATCTCCAGACTCACCAGGAGGAACGAGTCCATACCTGCAACTGTGGAAAGAGCTTTGCCTACCGAGCAGCTCTTACTGCACACCAGCGTATTCATCAGAAAGAACGgccacacacgtgcacacagtGTGGCAAGGGCTTCCTCTACAAGGGAGGTCTTCTGAGCCACATGAAGATCCACTCCAAGGAAATGCCATTCATGTGTTCTTTCTGCGGCAAGAGCTTCAAGAGAGAACGCAACATGAAGAAACACGAGCGTTGCCACACCAGAGAAAACGTTTTCAGCTGCTCACAGTGTGACAAGAGTTTTGTGTACAAGGCAACACTTGTCAGACACGAGCTGACGCATTCAGGTGAGAGGCCGTACCTCTGCTCTGATTGTGGGAAGGGTTTCTTCTCCCACGCCGAGCTTTTGAAGCACGAACGATTCCATACAGGCCACAAGCCCTTCCAGTGTCCCCACTGTGGCAAGAAGTTCACTCAGTCTTGCTACCTTACTATCCATCTGCGTTACCACACCGGAGTCCGACCATACGCCTGCAAcgagtgtgacaagagcttcctGAGTGCCAACCGCCTGAAAAGACACCAGCGAACACATTCAGGGGAGAAACCTTATGTCTGCGGAGAATGTGGGAAGGGTTTCAGGCAGTCTTATAATCTGAAAATGCATCAGAGGACACACGTCATGAAGTTGCCATAG
- the selenoo2 gene encoding selenoprotein O2 isoform X2: MESAECVPSALGRLPFNNTVLKKLPIDDSDQPGSRVVPEACFSRIRALQPLVRPVFVALSQPALSLLGLSAHEVLSDPLGPEYMSGSRLFPGSEPAAHCYSGHQFGLFAGQLGDGAVMYLGEVESCAHGRWEIQVKGAGVTPYSRDGDGRKVLRSSIREFLCSEAMAALGIPSTRAASLVTSDLYVSRDPLNNGQRILERCSVVLRVAPTFIRFGSFEIFLGRDEFSGLQGPSAGRDDIRAQLLDYIGDTFYPQIQQAHSIRKDRNLAFFREVMTRTARLVAQWQCVGFCHGVLNTDNMSILGLTLDYGPFGFMERFDPDFVSNASDKKRRYSYQAQPSVCRWNLARLAEALGSELDPAEAGAVLDEFMPTYEAFYLSIMRKKLGLVRIQEAEDRELVSDLLRVMHNTGADFTNTFHLLSRVPWPEEGDSERATVGSVVDLILEQCASIEELKQFGSQSYQDNIELAMILSLAQTNPLMFGMVADSPGMTQQLELLGRLKELVETNEDDLKRKQRDDWIHWIGRYRYEKKARIFLMASTKAAGAAH; encoded by the exons ATGGAGTCTGCTGAGTGTGTTCCATCGGCTCTGGGGCGCTTACCTTTCAATAACACCGTACTGAAAAAACTACCAATAGATGACTCGGACCAACCCGGGTCTCGGGTGGTGCCAGAGGCTTGTTTCTCCCGAATTCGGGCTCTCCAACCGCTGGTCCGACCTGTTTTTGTGGCACTATCCCAGCCAGCACTCTCTCTACTGGGCCTGAGTGCGCATGAGGTGCTCAGCGATCCTCTGGGTCCGGAGTATATGAGCGGCTCCAGGCTGTTCCCGGGCTCCGAACCAGCAGCGCACTGCTACAGCGGGCACCAGTTCGGGCTGTTTGCGGGTCAGCTCGGAGATGGGGCTGTGATGTATCTCGGGGAAGTGGAGTCTTGTGCACACGGGAGATGGGAGATTCAGGTGAAAGGCGCAGGAGTCACACCTTACTCCAG AGACGGCGATGGCAGGAAGGTGCTGCGCTCTAGCATCAGAGAGTTCCTTTGCAGCGAGGCCATGGCTGCCTTAGGGATACCCAGCACTCGTGCAGCATCCCTTGTCACCTCTGACCTTTATGTCAGCAGAGATCCACTCAACAATGGCCAACGCATTCTCGAGCGCTGCTCGGTTGTCCTTCGTGTCGCTCCTACATTCATCAG gtTTGGCTCTTTTGAAATCTTTCTGGGCCGAGATGAATTCTCAGGTCTGCAGGGTCCCAGTGCCGGGCGGGATGATATCCGTGCTCAGCTGCTGGATTATATTGGTGACACTTTTTATCCTCAAATTCAGCAGGCTCACAGCATCCGGAAAGACAGGAATTTGGCGTTTTTCAGAGAG GTGATGACTCGAACTGCTAGGCTAGTGGCCCAGTGGCAGTGTGTTGGCTTTTGCCATGGTGTCCTTAATACAGACAACATGAGCATCCTGGGTCTTACCCTGGACTATGGCCCCTTTGGCTTCATGGAGAG ATTTGATCCAGACTTTGTCAGCAATGCCTCAGACAAAAAGAGGCGCTACTCGTACCAAGCACAGCCATCTGTGTGCCGCTGGAACCTGGCTCGCCTAGCTGAGGCGTTGGGCTCTGAGCTTGATCCAGCAGAGGCAGGAGCCGTCCTGGATGAATTCATGCCCACGTATGAGGCGTTCTACCTATCTATCATGAGGAAAAAGCTGGGCCTTGTAAGAATACAAGAGGCAGAGGACCGAGAGCTTGTATCAGATCTGTTGCGTGTCATGCACaacacag GTGCCGATTTCACAAACACCTTCCACTTGCTGAGTCGTGTCCCCTGGCCTGAAGAGGGCGATAGTGAAAGAGCCACTGTGGGCTCAGTGGTGGACCTCATCCTAGAGCAGTGTGCCTCTATTGAGGAGCTAAAG CAATTTGGGAGCCAATCTTACCAAGATAATAT TGAACTGGCAATGATCCTGTCTCTGGCACAAACCAATCCACTCATGTTTGGGATGGTGGCAGACAGCCCAGGTATGACCCAACAGCTTGAATTATTGGGCCGACTCAAGGAGCTCGTCGAGACCAACGAAGATGACCTTAAAAGGAAGCAACGTGATGACTGGATCCACTGGATTGGTCGATACAGGTATGAAAAGAAAGCCAGAATTTTTTTAATGGCTTCTACAAAAGCGGCTGGTGCAGCACATTAA
- the selenoo2 gene encoding selenoprotein O2 isoform X1, giving the protein MESAECVPSALGRLPFNNTVLKKLPIDDSDQPGSRVVPEACFSRIRALQPLVRPVFVALSQPALSLLGLSAHEVLSDPLGPEYMSGSRLFPGSEPAAHCYSGHQFGLFAGQLGDGAVMYLGEVESCAHGRWEIQVKGAGVTPYSRDGDGRKVLRSSIREFLCSEAMAALGIPSTRAASLVTSDLYVSRDPLNNGQRILERCSVVLRVAPTFIRFGSFEIFLGRDEFSGLQGPSAGRDDIRAQLLDYIGDTFYPQIQQAHSIRKDRNLAFFREVMTRTARLVAQWQCVGFCHGVLNTDNMSILGLTLDYGPFGFMERFDPDFVSNASDKKRRYSYQAQPSVCRWNLARLAEALGSELDPAEAGAVLDEFMPTYEAFYLSIMRKKLGLVRIQEAEDRELVSDLLRVMHNTGADFTNTFHLLSRVPWPEEGDSERATVGSVVDLILEQCASIEELKVANKPTMEDRELAMILSLAQTNPLMFGMVADSPGMTQQLELLGRLKELVETNEDDLKRKQRDDWIHWIGRYRRRLGRECDSTRDLPVIIKERLKVMNGINPRVVLRNYIAQNAIQAAEKGDFSEIVRVLKVLEKPYSDPETLFGPDGCGEMEHSGAELDVAYDRKPPAWAQTVCVTUSS; this is encoded by the exons ATGGAGTCTGCTGAGTGTGTTCCATCGGCTCTGGGGCGCTTACCTTTCAATAACACCGTACTGAAAAAACTACCAATAGATGACTCGGACCAACCCGGGTCTCGGGTGGTGCCAGAGGCTTGTTTCTCCCGAATTCGGGCTCTCCAACCGCTGGTCCGACCTGTTTTTGTGGCACTATCCCAGCCAGCACTCTCTCTACTGGGCCTGAGTGCGCATGAGGTGCTCAGCGATCCTCTGGGTCCGGAGTATATGAGCGGCTCCAGGCTGTTCCCGGGCTCCGAACCAGCAGCGCACTGCTACAGCGGGCACCAGTTCGGGCTGTTTGCGGGTCAGCTCGGAGATGGGGCTGTGATGTATCTCGGGGAAGTGGAGTCTTGTGCACACGGGAGATGGGAGATTCAGGTGAAAGGCGCAGGAGTCACACCTTACTCCAG AGACGGCGATGGCAGGAAGGTGCTGCGCTCTAGCATCAGAGAGTTCCTTTGCAGCGAGGCCATGGCTGCCTTAGGGATACCCAGCACTCGTGCAGCATCCCTTGTCACCTCTGACCTTTATGTCAGCAGAGATCCACTCAACAATGGCCAACGCATTCTCGAGCGCTGCTCGGTTGTCCTTCGTGTCGCTCCTACATTCATCAG gtTTGGCTCTTTTGAAATCTTTCTGGGCCGAGATGAATTCTCAGGTCTGCAGGGTCCCAGTGCCGGGCGGGATGATATCCGTGCTCAGCTGCTGGATTATATTGGTGACACTTTTTATCCTCAAATTCAGCAGGCTCACAGCATCCGGAAAGACAGGAATTTGGCGTTTTTCAGAGAG GTGATGACTCGAACTGCTAGGCTAGTGGCCCAGTGGCAGTGTGTTGGCTTTTGCCATGGTGTCCTTAATACAGACAACATGAGCATCCTGGGTCTTACCCTGGACTATGGCCCCTTTGGCTTCATGGAGAG ATTTGATCCAGACTTTGTCAGCAATGCCTCAGACAAAAAGAGGCGCTACTCGTACCAAGCACAGCCATCTGTGTGCCGCTGGAACCTGGCTCGCCTAGCTGAGGCGTTGGGCTCTGAGCTTGATCCAGCAGAGGCAGGAGCCGTCCTGGATGAATTCATGCCCACGTATGAGGCGTTCTACCTATCTATCATGAGGAAAAAGCTGGGCCTTGTAAGAATACAAGAGGCAGAGGACCGAGAGCTTGTATCAGATCTGTTGCGTGTCATGCACaacacag GTGCCGATTTCACAAACACCTTCCACTTGCTGAGTCGTGTCCCCTGGCCTGAAGAGGGCGATAGTGAAAGAGCCACTGTGGGCTCAGTGGTGGACCTCATCCTAGAGCAGTGTGCCTCTATTGAGGAGCTAAAGGTGGCTAATAAGCCAACAATGGAAGATCG TGAACTGGCAATGATCCTGTCTCTGGCACAAACCAATCCACTCATGTTTGGGATGGTGGCAGACAGCCCAGGTATGACCCAACAGCTTGAATTATTGGGCCGACTCAAGGAGCTCGTCGAGACCAACGAAGATGACCTTAAAAGGAAGCAACGTGATGACTGGATCCACTGGATTGGTCGATACAG GAGGCGTTTAGGACGGGAGTGTGATAGCACAAGAGACTTACCTGTTATCATAAAGGAGCGACTCAAAGTGATGAACGGCATCAACCCCCGTGTGGTCTTACGCAATTACATTGCTCAGAATGCAATTCAAGCTGCAGAAAAAGGAGACTTCTCTGAG ATTGTTAGGGTTCTCAAAGTTCTCGAGAAACCATATTCTGATCCTGAAACTTTGTTCGGACCTGATGGATGTGGTGAGATGGAGCACAGTGGGGCGGAGCTGGATGTTGCATATGACAGGAAGCCTCCAGCCTGggcacaaacagtttgtgtcacATGATCCTCATAA